One Nostoc punctiforme PCC 73102 DNA window includes the following coding sequences:
- a CDS encoding RNA recognition motif domain-containing protein, protein MSIYVGNLSYDVTQEDLSGIFAEYGTVKRVQVPTDRETGRPRGFAFVEMGTEAEETAAIEALDGAEWMGRDLKVNKAKPKEDRGDRGSFGGNRGGYGGGGGRGGRY, encoded by the coding sequence GTAACCTCTCTTATGACGTTACACAAGAAGATTTAAGTGGTATTTTTGCAGAATATGGTACTGTAAAGCGAGTACAAGTACCTACTGACCGTGAAACAGGTCGTCCGCGAGGCTTTGCTTTTGTGGAAATGGGAACTGAAGCGGAAGAAACAGCTGCCATTGAAGCTCTCGACGGTGCTGAGTGGATGGGCCGCGACCTGAAAGTAAATAAGGCTAAACCCAAGGAAGATAGAGGTGATAGAGGTTCCTTTGGTGGAAACCGAGGAGGATACGGCGGTGGCGGCGGACGCGGTGGACGCTACTAA